One Chanodichthys erythropterus isolate Z2021 chromosome 10, ASM2448905v1, whole genome shotgun sequence DNA segment encodes these proteins:
- the LOC137028127 gene encoding granzyme H-like: protein MYHKYCPSLARPNNAEEPLSEFWALITPEQCHRLIHSMPCRIAAVIQAKGAPSKHSVFVVFIMITIISLLLLASLLPHLTFAVINGKEAIPHSRPYMVSLQKNSQHTCGGFLISNEFVLTAAHCGKTEELTVVVGAHDLRKGAVHIKVKFYYRHQDYSEETLQNDIMLLRLEKKVENNENVKWISIPKTKGDINADSDCSVAGWGMFSNGTSSPVLMETNVMMNNKICENIWKSEFSAAQMICVYGKGGTCKGDSGGPLVCGDAAVGVTSFGNLCNSPEHHNVYTKISAYLPWIKNITEKNN from the exons atgtatcataaatactgcccatccctggccagacccaacaatgcagaagagccaCTATCAGAGttctgggctctcataacacctgagcagtgccacagactgatccaCTCCATGCCATGCCGCATTGCTGcggtaattcaggcaaaaggagccccatctaa ACATTCAGTGTTTGTCGTCTTCATCATGATCACCATCATCTCTCTGCTCCTGCTGGCCTCTCTGCTGCCACACCTGACCTTTGCTG TGATCAATGGCAAGGAGGCCATCCCCCACTCCAGACCTTACATGGTTTCTCTTCAGAAAAACTCTCAACATACCTGCGGCGGATTCCTAATTTCTAATGAGTTTGTCTTGACTGCTGCACATTGTGGAAA AACAGAAGAGCTGACAGTTGTGGTTGGTGCACATGACCTACGAAAAGGAGCTGTCCACATTAAAGTGAAGTTCTATTACAGACATCAGGATTATAGTGAAGAAACTTTGCAGAATGACATCATGCTTTTGAGG ctagagaaaaaagtcgaaaataatgaaaatgtcaaATGGATTTCCATACCAAAGACAAAAGGAGACATCAATGCAGATTCTGATTGCAGTGTTGCAGGCTGGGGAATGTTTAGTAATGGCACTTCAAGCCCAGTCCTAATGGAAACGAACGTAATGATGAATAAcaaaatatgtgaaaatatatGGAAATCAGAGTTCTCAGCTGCACAAATGATTTGTGTATATGGCAAAGGAGGAACCTGTAAG GGGGATTCAGGAGGTCCTTTGGTTTGTGGAGACGCTGCTGTTGGGGTCACGTCTTTTGGAAATCTCTGCAATTCACCT